In Deltaproteobacteria bacterium, a genomic segment contains:
- the ybgF gene encoding tol-pal system protein YbgF, with product MSARSVLLSATAVISAALIPGCAPVEQIDLLERRVNSLALEQATLRQEVLGKKTEEGAVQSNVASIGNRIDVLQSEILRINGQLEQLAYAKEQDRARIEALEQKISGGQAPPPPPGETGPVTGTVPGAPPHAAAPPPAAAAPPAEPNYYEQGVAFFKQGQHKDSIKSFQAYLEKNPKGDLADNAYFWMGENEFKLERYEEAILDYQKLLDGFPNSNKAPDAMYKQGLAFMKLGDHVGARIVFQKLVKKYPSSSQAAQAKEQLAKLK from the coding sequence ATGTCTGCGCGATCTGTCCTTCTCTCTGCCACTGCCGTCATCTCTGCGGCCTTGATTCCTGGATGCGCCCCGGTCGAACAGATCGATCTCCTTGAAAGGCGGGTCAACAGCCTCGCCCTCGAGCAGGCGACCCTCAGGCAGGAGGTGCTCGGCAAAAAGACGGAGGAGGGTGCGGTACAGTCCAATGTGGCAAGCATTGGAAACAGGATCGACGTCCTTCAGTCTGAGATCCTCCGTATCAACGGGCAACTCGAACAGCTCGCCTACGCCAAGGAACAGGACCGAGCACGCATAGAGGCGCTCGAACAGAAAATCTCCGGTGGACAGGCCCCTCCTCCCCCACCTGGCGAAACCGGACCGGTAACCGGCACAGTTCCCGGCGCACCACCTCATGCCGCGGCCCCACCGCCCGCCGCTGCCGCTCCTCCCGCCGAGCCCAACTATTACGAGCAGGGGGTCGCCTTTTTCAAGCAGGGCCAGCACAAGGACTCCATCAAGAGTTTTCAGGCCTATCTCGAAAAGAACCCCAAGGGTGATCTGGCGGACAACGCCTATTTCTGGATGGGGGAAAACGAGTTCAAACTCGAACGATACGAAGAGGCGATCCTCGATTACCAGAAACTCCTGGATGGATTCCCCAACAGCAACAAGGCCCCTGACGCCATGTACAAGCAGGGGCTCGCCTTCATGAAGCTGGGTGACCATGTTGGGGCGCGGATCGTTTTCCAGAAGCTCGTGAAAAAGTACCCGTCGAGTTCTCAGGCCGCCCAGGCAAAGGAACAGCTTGCGAAGCTGAAATGA
- a CDS encoding ComF family protein — protein MRGLLSPAFAHLLDCLFPPTCAACGKPIADSRVGRLCPACRESVERIVSPICLRCGQPFDGPFGTDHVCGRCLSSPPHYDRARSLFLFAGPVRELVHRVKYAGCGHALRAICSLVKEDLDARDERVSGLVVPVPLHPRRLRSRGFNQSLRIARGIFSADMVCVDLVAKVRDTRPQTGLDAVERAGNVRGAFALVRPIPYGIRRVTLLDDVYTTGATVSECARVLKKGGVKEVHVLTVARTPVS, from the coding sequence CTGAGGGGACTCCTCTCCCCTGCCTTCGCCCATCTTCTTGATTGCCTCTTTCCACCTACGTGTGCTGCGTGCGGTAAACCCATAGCGGATTCCAGGGTGGGAAGACTTTGCCCAGCCTGCAGAGAATCGGTCGAGAGGATCGTCTCTCCCATCTGTCTTCGCTGTGGACAACCCTTTGACGGACCTTTTGGTACGGATCACGTCTGCGGCAGGTGCCTTTCGTCACCTCCCCATTATGACAGGGCACGGTCCCTTTTCCTCTTTGCTGGACCGGTCCGGGAACTCGTTCACCGGGTCAAGTATGCCGGTTGTGGACATGCCTTGCGGGCGATCTGTTCCCTTGTCAAGGAAGATCTTGATGCGCGTGATGAGCGTGTTTCAGGCCTAGTCGTGCCGGTCCCCCTGCATCCGCGCAGGCTTCGTTCCCGCGGGTTCAATCAGTCTCTCAGGATCGCCCGGGGGATCTTCTCCGCCGACATGGTATGCGTGGATCTTGTCGCCAAGGTTCGCGACACCCGGCCCCAGACCGGGCTCGACGCCGTCGAGAGGGCTGGAAACGTGCGGGGGGCGTTCGCCCTCGTCCGCCCCATTCCCTATGGGATAAGGCGGGTGACCTTATTGGACGACGTCTACACGACAGGCGCAACCGTCTCCGAGTGCGCGAGGGTCCTCAAGAAAGGCGGAGTTAAGGAGGTCCATGTCCTGACCGTAGCCCGTACCCCGGTTTCATGA
- the icd gene encoding isocitrate dehydrogenase (NADP(+)) translates to MKPGKITIGEGGSIHVPDCPIVPFIEGDGIGPDIWKATKLVLDWAVEKAYGGGKKISWVEVLAGEKAYKETGSWLPEETLASIREHVVAIKGPLATPVGGGIRSLNVTLRQELDLYACVRPVRHFRGVPSPVKHPEAVDMVIFRENTEDVYAGIEWEAESEDARKVIAFFEKEMGCRIRPDSGIGIKPISRFGTERLVRKAIRYALDTGRPSVTLVHKGNIMKYTEGAFRAWGYELAAREFADVAVSEEDLWNSYGGKVPEGKVVIKDRIADAMFQQILLRPREYSVLAMPNLNGDYMSDALAAQVGGLGMAPGANIGDGYAIFEATHGTAPKYAGLDKVNPGSLILSGAMMLDYLGWREAADLVRRAIEAAILRKTVTYDLARQIDGATEVRCSEFAAAITAAM, encoded by the coding sequence ATGAAACCAGGCAAGATTACCATAGGCGAAGGCGGATCGATCCACGTCCCTGACTGCCCGATCGTTCCCTTTATCGAGGGAGACGGGATCGGGCCTGATATCTGGAAGGCCACGAAACTGGTCCTCGATTGGGCCGTGGAAAAGGCCTACGGCGGCGGAAAAAAGATCTCGTGGGTCGAGGTCCTTGCCGGTGAGAAGGCCTACAAGGAGACGGGGTCGTGGCTCCCCGAGGAGACCCTTGCAAGCATTCGGGAGCACGTCGTTGCCATCAAGGGGCCCCTTGCCACCCCGGTCGGCGGCGGAATCAGGAGTCTCAACGTGACCCTTCGCCAGGAGCTCGATCTCTATGCCTGTGTGCGTCCGGTCCGTCACTTTCGTGGTGTCCCATCCCCGGTCAAGCACCCGGAGGCCGTGGACATGGTGATCTTTCGGGAGAACACCGAGGACGTCTATGCCGGCATCGAGTGGGAGGCGGAAAGCGAAGATGCGAGAAAGGTCATTGCCTTTTTCGAGAAGGAGATGGGCTGCCGGATCCGTCCTGACTCAGGGATCGGGATCAAACCCATCAGCCGTTTCGGGACCGAACGCCTTGTTAGAAAGGCCATCCGATACGCATTGGATACGGGGCGGCCGAGTGTCACCCTTGTCCACAAGGGCAACATCATGAAGTACACCGAAGGTGCGTTTCGGGCCTGGGGCTATGAACTCGCCGCTCGGGAGTTTGCAGACGTTGCAGTCTCGGAAGAAGACCTTTGGAACTCTTACGGCGGAAAGGTCCCGGAGGGAAAGGTCGTCATCAAGGATAGGATCGCGGATGCCATGTTCCAGCAGATCCTCCTGCGGCCCCGGGAGTACAGCGTCCTTGCCATGCCCAACTTGAACGGGGACTACATGTCGGACGCCCTGGCCGCCCAGGTGGGAGGGCTTGGAATGGCGCCAGGCGCCAACATCGGAGACGGCTATGCCATCTTCGAGGCGACCCACGGGACAGCCCCCAAGTACGCCGGGCTCGACAAGGTCAACCCCGGCTCCCTCATCCTTTCCGGGGCCATGATGCTTGACTACCTCGGCTGGAGGGAGGCCGCAGATCTTGTCCGCAGGGCCATCGAGGCCGCCATCCTCAGAAAGACCGTGACCTATGACCTTGCCCGTCAGATCGACGGGGCGACAGAGGTGAGGTGCTCGGAGTTCGCAGCGGCCATTACCGCCGCCATGTAG
- a CDS encoding radical SAM protein, protein MPSRRLGRSLGVDILPRKTCNLNCIYCELGPTKTYACVRAEYTPVLEICREINEVIAGGVEFDALTITASGEPTLHASLGKILACARALTDRPLTVLTNGTLFVDPAVRRDVAPADIVLPSLDAALARSFRRVDRPALCVDFEGIVSGLESLRKEFAGRIWLETLLVKGVNDTEEDLTALRHAYARIRPDAVQLNTVARPPAVSWARPLIGHELEEARAFLQQGLGVPIEIVVDSKKGLAEGFHPLLEREILDMLLRRPMRQDEIADLFGCGEDAVSRVITGLLAQGRVREEDFEGKTYYRAAEGI, encoded by the coding sequence GTGCCATCAAGAAGACTTGGCCGCTCACTTGGGGTGGACATCCTTCCGCGCAAGACCTGCAACCTCAACTGTATATACTGTGAATTGGGGCCGACGAAAACCTATGCCTGCGTGCGTGCTGAATATACCCCTGTTTTAGAAATATGCCGTGAAATCAATGAAGTAATTGCGGGTGGAGTGGAATTCGATGCCCTCACCATCACTGCCTCTGGAGAGCCGACCCTCCATGCCTCCCTTGGAAAGATCCTCGCGTGTGCAAGGGCGTTGACGGACCGGCCCCTGACTGTGCTTACGAACGGCACCCTGTTTGTCGATCCGGCCGTCCGCCGGGACGTGGCGCCGGCCGACATCGTGCTTCCCTCTCTTGATGCGGCCTTGGCAAGGAGTTTTAGAAGGGTGGATCGCCCTGCTTTATGTGTAGATTTTGAGGGGATCGTTTCCGGACTCGAGTCCTTGAGAAAGGAATTTGCAGGCAGGATATGGCTCGAGACCCTGCTCGTGAAGGGAGTGAACGACACGGAAGAAGATCTGACCGCCCTGCGCCATGCCTATGCCCGTATTCGCCCCGATGCGGTTCAGCTCAACACAGTGGCAAGGCCTCCGGCAGTTTCCTGGGCCCGTCCTCTCATCGGGCATGAGCTCGAGGAGGCGAGGGCATTTCTCCAGCAGGGTCTCGGTGTCCCGATCGAGATCGTGGTCGATAGCAAAAAGGGTCTTGCAGAAGGGTTTCACCCCCTTCTCGAGCGGGAGATCCTCGACATGCTTTTGCGAAGGCCCATGCGGCAGGACGAGATTGCTGACCTTTTCGGCTGCGGCGAAGATGCCGTCTCGAGGGTGATCACAGGGCTTCTTGCCCAAGGGCGTGTCCGCGAGGAGGATTTCGAAGGCAAGACGTACTACAGGGCTGCCGAGGGGATCTGA
- the mltG gene encoding endolytic transglycosylase MltG: MKILKDLWWLFLGYAIFLGIYESALTLDRWMGPKEPGSKVTITISIPRGTGLVEIARLLEEEGAIASRHALVLLALWEGKAGKIQAGEYLFSPAQSVSQILDDLVAGNVLKHMVTIPEGFTMFDIARLIEEAGLVSQESFLFAARDRRLLNDLHIPAESAEGFLFPDTYAFTRDVTAESMIRTMVGRFWEVWQEDFARLAEERDISAHETVTLASIVEKEAAVAEERPLIASVFWNRLQKSMPLQADPTVSYGILEEESAAPKRVTASLLRHHSPYNTYLVKGLPQGPISNPGRDSLRAVLQPAQTSYLFFVSKGNGRHHFSSTLKEHNQAVWRYLKKPMDETKSKSDTSQEDKGVDSFSFGEKTDSEAAK; encoded by the coding sequence ATGAAGATTCTGAAAGACCTTTGGTGGCTTTTTCTCGGCTACGCCATATTCCTCGGGATTTATGAGTCCGCGCTCACCCTGGACCGGTGGATGGGGCCAAAGGAACCCGGCTCAAAAGTGACGATCACCATCTCTATCCCGCGGGGAACGGGGCTTGTGGAAATCGCCCGACTTCTCGAGGAAGAAGGGGCCATTGCTTCACGCCACGCACTGGTCCTTCTCGCCCTTTGGGAAGGAAAAGCGGGGAAGATTCAGGCGGGGGAGTACCTTTTTTCACCTGCCCAAAGCGTTTCCCAGATCCTTGATGATCTCGTGGCCGGAAACGTCCTCAAACACATGGTAACGATCCCTGAAGGGTTCACCATGTTCGACATCGCCCGGCTCATAGAGGAGGCTGGACTGGTCTCCCAGGAGTCGTTTCTGTTTGCAGCCCGGGACCGTCGGCTTCTCAATGACCTCCATATCCCCGCTGAAAGCGCTGAGGGATTTCTCTTTCCGGACACGTATGCATTCACCAGGGATGTCACCGCAGAGTCCATGATCAGGACCATGGTCGGCCGATTTTGGGAAGTCTGGCAGGAGGATTTTGCACGTCTTGCCGAGGAACGCGACATCAGCGCACATGAGACCGTCACCCTCGCTTCCATCGTGGAAAAGGAGGCGGCAGTTGCCGAAGAAAGACCGCTCATCGCAAGCGTCTTCTGGAACCGGCTCCAAAAATCCATGCCTCTCCAGGCGGACCCGACCGTATCCTACGGCATCCTGGAAGAGGAAAGCGCCGCCCCGAAACGCGTCACTGCTTCACTCCTTCGGCACCATAGCCCATACAACACCTATCTCGTAAAGGGCCTTCCCCAAGGCCCCATCTCCAACCCCGGACGAGATTCCCTGCGCGCCGTCCTGCAGCCCGCACAGACCTCCTATCTCTTTTTCGTCTCCAAGGGAAACGGAAGGCACCATTTTTCCTCCACACTTAAGGAACACAACCAGGCGGTCTGGAGGTATCTCAAAAAACCGATGGATGAGACGAAATCCAAATCCGATACGTCTCAGGAAGACAAGGGCGTCGATTCCTTCTCCTTTGGAGAAAAAACCGATTCAGAGGCTGCGAAGTGA
- a CDS encoding integration host factor subunit beta translates to MSPDRTVLRKKDLVDRLSKDFTDISRGDMGLVVEIVFDAIMGALSAGDRVEIRGIGSFQVHESGPDVFRNPKSGAVFPCRKRKRITFKPGRSLRSL, encoded by the coding sequence ATGTCCCCTGACAGGACGGTCCTTCGAAAGAAGGACCTCGTAGATCGTTTGAGCAAGGATTTTACAGACATCAGCCGAGGCGATATGGGACTCGTGGTCGAAATCGTCTTTGACGCCATCATGGGCGCACTTTCTGCAGGAGACCGGGTGGAAATCCGTGGAATCGGGAGTTTTCAGGTCCATGAGTCCGGTCCCGATGTCTTTAGAAACCCCAAGTCTGGGGCCGTTTTCCCGTGCAGGAAACGGAAACGTATCACTTTTAAGCCGGGGAGATCACTTCGCAGCCTCTGA
- the sppA gene encoding signal peptide peptidase SppA — MTDLDVNDRQRPRSLLTTVLATIGGLTILGFLFITLLFIWIVRSVGERPVPSGQGIGVVEITGMIADVEPYLEMLRDFRDASDIKAVIVRIDSPGGAVGASQELYEEIRAVDAEKPVVASLASMAASGGYYAALGARHIVANPGTVTGSIGVIMKLPNIGPLLDKIGISTTVIKSGDLKDLSPITRDITEQERQVLAGVMEDIHTQFISAVSESRGLPLEDVERLADGRIFSGSQALDLGLVDELGGFERAVERGAEYAKLTGRPEVVYPQEDRLRLLRKMLREEVSALLSGVLTGGVASAPPISTVFSYEYVP; from the coding sequence GTGACGGATTTGGATGTAAACGATAGGCAGCGGCCTCGGAGCCTCCTAACGACGGTCCTGGCCACTATCGGGGGCCTTACGATCCTCGGATTTCTCTTTATCACCCTCCTTTTCATATGGATCGTGCGGTCGGTGGGTGAGAGGCCTGTGCCCTCCGGACAAGGCATCGGGGTCGTGGAGATCACGGGCATGATCGCCGATGTAGAGCCTTATCTCGAGATGCTGCGCGATTTCCGGGATGCCTCGGACATCAAGGCCGTGATAGTCCGGATCGACAGCCCTGGCGGGGCTGTGGGCGCATCCCAGGAGCTGTACGAAGAGATACGGGCCGTGGATGCGGAAAAGCCCGTGGTTGCGTCCCTTGCCTCCATGGCGGCGTCCGGCGGATACTACGCCGCTCTTGGCGCCCGACACATCGTCGCCAATCCTGGGACCGTCACCGGGAGCATCGGCGTAATCATGAAGCTTCCCAATATCGGCCCTCTTCTCGACAAGATCGGCATCAGCACAACGGTCATAAAAAGCGGAGACCTGAAGGACCTCTCTCCCATAACAAGGGATATCACAGAGCAGGAACGCCAAGTGCTTGCCGGGGTCATGGAAGACATCCACACCCAGTTCATTTCTGCCGTATCTGAAAGCCGAGGGCTCCCCCTGGAAGACGTGGAGCGTCTGGCGGACGGACGGATCTTCTCCGGAAGTCAGGCCCTTGACCTGGGCCTTGTGGACGAACTGGGAGGTTTCGAGCGCGCCGTCGAGAGGGGTGCGGAATACGCCAAGCTCACCGGCCGTCCGGAGGTCGTTTATCCGCAAGAAGATCGTCTCCGTCTCTTGCGGAAGATGCTCAGGGAGGAGGTCTCTGCCCTTTTATCCGGTGTCCTTACCGGTGGTGTAGCCTCTGCCCCGCCGATTTCCACAGTTTTTTCCTACGAATATGTCCCCTGA
- a CDS encoding 30S ribosomal protein S1, which produces MDKVDQVTQEHTQEPASGKEAEQNAPPSASSEESGDMSQFETLFEESFQDFQEGEVIQGKVVRYDRDTVMVDVGYKTEAQIPISEFLAEDGTLTVAPGQSIELLIDRWRPSEGIRIFSYSKLVRNRAWEQIIAAYENQIPVSGRPVARVKGGYSFIIGDAATGVKAFLPLSQVDLRPVADPDSVIGQAMECLVIKCNRRRENVVVSRRSLIEREREKQKEKTLSTLSVDQVRDGIVKNITDYGVFVDLGGIDGLLHVTDISWGRTEHPSKRFHVGDSVKVKVLQFDPVTEKVSLGVKQLTEDPWLRVEEKYPVASRVEGKVVSLTDYGAFIELEEGVEGLVHISEMSWTKRIRHPSQLLKPGDHVQAVVLKVDPASRRISLGLKQIEPNPWELLHERYPVGTVIEGTVKNVTDFGIFIGIEEGIDGLVHISDLSWSKRIKHPGDLYKKGDVIQAVVLHIDAEKERFSLGVKQLTPDPWQSVTDRYPIGSLVTGKVTNVTDFGVFVEIEDGVEGLIHVSEIGPGKVKTPVGMYETGAEVTAKVIHVAPLERRIGLSIKRIGEDEERAMFAEYSSARGNKGGATIGSLLQEELVHRGNSRS; this is translated from the coding sequence ATGGACAAAGTGGATCAGGTAACCCAGGAGCATACCCAAGAACCGGCCTCCGGCAAGGAGGCCGAACAAAACGCCCCCCCATCAGCATCATCAGAGGAATCGGGGGACATGAGCCAGTTTGAAACCCTTTTCGAGGAGAGTTTCCAGGATTTTCAGGAAGGGGAAGTCATACAGGGCAAGGTCGTTCGGTACGACCGGGACACAGTCATGGTGGACGTCGGTTACAAGACCGAGGCGCAGATCCCGATCTCGGAGTTTCTCGCCGAAGACGGTACCTTGACCGTGGCACCCGGTCAGAGCATTGAACTCCTCATCGACAGATGGAGGCCTTCGGAGGGCATCCGGATTTTCTCCTATTCTAAGTTGGTGAGGAACCGGGCCTGGGAGCAGATCATCGCTGCATACGAAAACCAGATACCTGTTTCGGGAAGGCCCGTTGCCCGGGTCAAGGGAGGGTATTCCTTCATCATCGGGGATGCGGCCACAGGGGTGAAGGCCTTTCTTCCCCTTTCCCAGGTGGATTTACGCCCTGTAGCCGATCCTGATTCCGTTATTGGTCAGGCTATGGAGTGCCTTGTCATCAAGTGTAACCGCAGGCGGGAAAATGTGGTCGTTTCGCGCCGTTCCTTGATCGAGCGGGAGAGGGAGAAGCAAAAGGAGAAGACCCTTTCGACCCTTTCCGTCGACCAGGTCAGAGACGGCATCGTCAAGAACATCACTGATTACGGGGTATTCGTCGATCTTGGCGGAATTGATGGTCTTCTCCACGTAACTGATATCTCGTGGGGGCGGACTGAGCATCCTTCCAAGCGTTTCCATGTCGGCGACTCTGTGAAGGTCAAGGTCCTCCAATTCGACCCTGTCACGGAAAAGGTCTCCCTGGGGGTAAAGCAGCTCACTGAGGACCCCTGGCTCCGAGTCGAGGAAAAATATCCAGTCGCCTCCCGTGTGGAGGGGAAGGTGGTGAGCCTGACCGACTATGGTGCATTCATCGAATTAGAGGAGGGGGTGGAGGGTCTCGTCCACATCTCCGAGATGTCCTGGACGAAAAGGATCAGGCATCCTTCCCAGCTCCTCAAGCCTGGGGATCACGTGCAGGCCGTAGTCCTCAAAGTGGACCCCGCCTCCCGAAGGATCTCCCTTGGTCTAAAGCAGATCGAGCCCAATCCGTGGGAACTTCTCCACGAACGCTATCCAGTCGGGACTGTCATCGAGGGCACGGTCAAGAACGTTACGGATTTTGGTATCTTTATCGGGATCGAGGAGGGCATAGACGGACTCGTTCACATCTCGGATCTTTCATGGAGCAAGCGCATCAAGCATCCGGGAGATCTCTACAAGAAGGGGGACGTCATTCAGGCAGTCGTGCTCCATATCGACGCCGAAAAAGAGAGATTTTCCCTGGGCGTGAAACAGCTTACCCCGGATCCCTGGCAGTCGGTTACGGACAGATACCCTATTGGTTCCCTTGTGACAGGAAAGGTCACGAACGTGACCGACTTCGGGGTCTTTGTCGAGATCGAGGATGGTGTCGAAGGGCTGATCCATGTCTCCGAAATCGGGCCAGGCAAGGTGAAAACCCCTGTCGGCATGTATGAGACCGGGGCGGAGGTGACGGCAAAGGTGATCCATGTAGCCCCCCTTGAGCGGCGCATCGGGCTTTCCATCAAGAGGATAGGCGAGGACGAGGAACGCGCAATGTTCGCAGAGTATTCATCGGCCCGAGGCAACAAGGGAGGGGCGACTATTGGCAGCCTTTTGCAGGAGGAACTCGTCCATCGCGGAAACAGCCGTTCCTGA
- the queC gene encoding 7-cyano-7-deazaguanine synthase QueC: protein MTNSHKPWAICLVSGGLDSCVAAAIADETCRLAFLHVNYGQRTEKRELEAFRAIADHYRVQERLETSISYLREIGGSALTDWRIAVPPGNPAREGIPATYVPFRNTHLIAIAVSWAEVLGARFIYIGATEMDSSGYPDCRAAYFQAYNRLIEEGTKPGTSIRIVTPLLHLDKAGVVREGIKRAAPLHLTWSCYAQEDKACGRCDSCLLRLKGFREAGVKDPVPYSTKT, encoded by the coding sequence ATGACAAACAGTCACAAACCATGGGCAATCTGTCTTGTGAGCGGCGGCCTCGACAGTTGTGTCGCCGCCGCCATTGCTGATGAGACCTGCCGCCTCGCCTTTCTGCACGTAAACTATGGACAAAGGACAGAAAAACGGGAACTCGAAGCCTTTCGCGCCATAGCCGATCACTACCGCGTCCAGGAACGCCTCGAGACATCCATCTCATATCTCCGTGAGATCGGCGGATCGGCCCTGACTGACTGGCGCATCGCTGTTCCCCCGGGAAATCCCGCCAGAGAAGGGATACCGGCCACCTATGTCCCCTTCCGAAACACCCACCTCATCGCCATCGCCGTATCCTGGGCCGAGGTCTTAGGGGCGCGCTTCATCTATATCGGAGCGACCGAGATGGACAGCTCCGGATACCCGGATTGCCGCGCTGCCTATTTCCAGGCATACAACCGGCTCATCGAGGAGGGGACAAAGCCGGGTACATCCATCCGGATCGTGACCCCGCTTTTACACCTCGACAAGGCCGGGGTCGTGCGCGAAGGCATCAAAAGGGCGGCCCCCCTTCACCTCACGTGGTCGTGTTATGCCCAAGAGGATAAGGCCTGTGGTCGCTGCGACTCCTGTCTCCTCAGACTCAAGGGCTTTCGGGAGGCCGGCGTCAAAGACCCTGTCCCCTACAGTACAAAAACATGA
- a CDS encoding YkgJ family cysteine cluster protein: MKKIFSCRCCGHCCHGASTVSLTQREIERIAAYLSLTVETMRSRYLVQKGTRTEMKVVDGHCIFFGEDGLCAIHPVKPFPCRQWPLHPSILDDRQAWEAIRTDCPGFERNATYEDACKLVRNTRHGS, translated from the coding sequence ATGAAAAAGATATTTTCCTGCCGGTGCTGCGGGCACTGCTGTCACGGAGCAAGCACGGTCTCACTCACGCAGCGCGAGATCGAACGGATCGCAGCCTATCTCTCCCTGACCGTTGAGACGATGCGTTCCCGATACCTCGTCCAAAAGGGGACCCGCACTGAGATGAAGGTCGTAGATGGGCATTGCATATTCTTCGGGGAAGACGGGCTCTGCGCCATCCATCCCGTCAAACCCTTTCCGTGCAGGCAGTGGCCTCTGCACCCGAGCATCCTTGATGACCGGCAGGCGTGGGAAGCGATCCGGACGGACTGCCCGGGGTTCGAGCGGAACGCCACGTACGAGGATGCATGTAAACTGGTGAGGAACACACGCCATGGATCTTGA
- a CDS encoding sugar phosphate isomerase/epimerase gives MDLETLKTKVFVSCPYSLLVTTYLDRIRTERLQPEISLNDGSLDSYTLRSFAETARILAEEGLSCTFHAPFLDLSLGAIDPKVRRVTQDRLEYTLEIARIFGARSVVCHTGFDHRHYGPYTKAWIKNAVLTLLPLTDQASSADIPIMLENVFELDPSIHAEIFTHIPSPHLGFCLDLGHQTVFSRSDLATWMNACGRRLGHVHLHDNRGEWDEHLTMGSGILDFDALFSRLKEDGLYPILTIEAHRSEDILPSLAALSSLLDRYPIGP, from the coding sequence ATGGATCTTGAAACACTCAAGACGAAGGTCTTTGTGAGCTGCCCCTATTCATTGCTCGTCACCACGTATCTGGACCGTATCAGGACCGAACGCCTCCAACCCGAAATCAGCCTGAATGATGGGTCCCTCGACTCCTACACACTGCGAAGTTTTGCCGAAACGGCCCGGATCCTTGCCGAAGAAGGGCTTTCCTGTACGTTTCACGCCCCATTCCTGGATCTTTCCCTCGGGGCGATCGATCCAAAGGTCAGGCGGGTCACACAAGACCGGCTTGAATACACCCTGGAGATCGCCAGGATCTTCGGAGCGCGAAGCGTCGTCTGTCACACCGGGTTCGACCATCGGCACTACGGACCCTACACAAAGGCCTGGATAAAAAACGCGGTCCTGACCCTCCTCCCACTTACGGACCAGGCATCGTCTGCGGATATCCCGATCATGCTCGAAAACGTCTTCGAACTGGATCCTTCGATCCATGCAGAGATCTTTACGCACATTCCGTCTCCGCACTTGGGATTCTGCCTGGACCTGGGGCACCAGACGGTCTTTTCCCGATCTGATCTTGCCACATGGATGAATGCATGCGGCAGGCGTCTCGGTCATGTCCATCTCCACGACAACCGGGGAGAATGGGACGAACACCTTACCATGGGATCAGGGATCCTCGATTTCGACGCCCTCTTCTCTCGGCTCAAAGAGGATGGCCTCTACCCCATCCTCACCATCGAGGCCCACCGCTCGGAGGACATACTGCCGTCACTTGCCGCCCTTTCCAGCCTCCTCGATCGTTATCCCATCGGGCCGTGA
- the rpmB gene encoding 50S ribosomal protein L28, whose translation MAKTCEICGKGPVTGCNVSHANNHTKRRWIPNLQRVKAVVDGKTCHIRVCTRCLRSGTVVKKVS comes from the coding sequence ATGGCCAAGACATGTGAAATATGCGGGAAAGGTCCTGTGACAGGTTGCAACGTGAGCCATGCCAACAACCACACAAAGAGACGATGGATCCCCAATCTTCAGCGGGTCAAGGCAGTGGTGGACGGTAAAACCTGTCACATCCGTGTCTGCACCCGCTGCCTCCGCTCTGGAACGGTCGTAAAGAAGGTCTCCTGA